In Armatimonadota bacterium, the genomic stretch TCGACTTAGAGTTGCGAGCCGAGGCGCCGCTGGCCTCGTAAAAAGCGGCAAAAAAATAACTGCAAACAACAACTTTGCATACGCTGCTTAATTAAGCACGTCATCGAGCTGACGCCAGCCGTAAGCGTTAGAATCCGGTGTGATCAAATACGGATCGTTTCGTGAGCTTCTGTTCGTAGCAAGCGCGACTAAATAAACCGAACTGGGCAAGAAGTCAGCCGGCCCCTGGAGAGACTTCTGCCGAGACCAAGTAACGGGGAGACGCTCGTGGTAATTTTGAGGGCGACAGTTTTGGAACGGGGTTCAATTCCCCGCGCCTCCACCAAATTTTTCCTTTGTTGATTTTTCGCCAGCCAAGGTTTTCTGCCTTTTCCCGCATTTCGGCACAAAATTTGTTGCGTGACTGACAGATTCGTCTTATACTGGGAACAGAGGCAATGTAATGAATTCGTTCAAATCACTCTCACTTTTGGCATCAGCCATGTTCTTCAGTTCGTTGGCATCTGTTTCGTATGGGCAAGGTAATCCTCCGGGCGACCCACCGGGTGAAACTGAGTTGAATGAGCTAAGTTGCACTGATCCCATACCAAAGTACTTACGCTATGGCGTAAATCTTGACGGCGTGTATCAGGCAGATTGGGCATACATGCTTGGGCGACCTTGCTACGACGAGCGCCGACTAGATGACTTACTCATAGAGGCAGACTTTGTCAAGCTCCGTCTTGCTGGTTTTGAGCATGTTCGGATTCCGATTTCACCAGTGGCTTTCGGAGTCCATGACCAAACGGGCAAAGTCGAGCCAAGTTTCATATTTAAGAGAGAGGCTTCCGATCCATCCTTTAGCCCCGGTAATTGGCCAGTTGGATATCATATCAATGCCCAAGAGAATTTCGAGGCTCTTGCCGCCGACATCATTGCGGCACAAGCCCAAGGACTAGATGTCATTTTGGATTGCCATCCTTGGCTTGTGTCTCAAGCGCACTACGATTATGAGTGGAAAGGCGGTGCTGGAACAACGAAGCCACCATCGGGGACTTTCTTAGAAAATTTCTGCACCGATGGCCCCATGCCAATTCCGATCACTCAAAATCATCCACTACCAAAGTTTTGGTCCTCATTTTTGGCGGAACTTAGAATTCATCTAGACGTTCTTGAAAATCCGCTCTGCGGAGGAAATGTGTTTCAGGGCATTCACTTTGAAGTTTTGAATGAACCGATGGTGAATTTTTGGGGGCAAATAAGTGAAACGCAGTATGGTCCGCGATACTCCGAGGGTGCGTCGAATACATCTCTGGATCCTGCGATTGATCGACAGTGGAAGTTCGATCAACTGGCCAACTGGAAAGCAATCCAAGCCCAAGCAATAAAGGCTATTTACACTGAGGTCGATCCGGAAGGCAACCGGATTATTGTGTCGACTCTCACGAATCTTGTTGATAGTTTTGGCGAGCAAAAGCGGCAACCACTTGTCCCTGGAACGCCAACTTACCAATTCACACCGTACAGCCCCAGCGAAATGACGGCGATTGGGTGTCCAGAAAGTTACAGCCGGCGACTGATTTATGCCTATCATCCGTATTTGCCATTCAAGTACACGCACAAAGAACCGATAGGCGGAATCGCACCAGAGTATCTAAAAAAGCGAGATTACGGCGACAATTTTGTTGCTCCCCATACCTCATTTTTCTATCGCGATAATATCCTGGAAAGTGAGAACTCCAGCACAAGAACGAAGGCGATGCCCTACATGTTTGATTGGGTCGGCTCCTACGATAACCCCGCAATTATTGCAACGGAATTTGGCGTCATAAAGCGTGATGGAGACCCATACGCGGAACCGGACCCTGTACCCACAAATCCTACTACGCTGGACGTAGACGACTGGCAACGATACAAATGGCACTATGACTTGCGCACTCTAATGGAGGCTCACAACTCTGCATGGACAGTCTTTGGATATACCAGTACTTGGGGCGTGACTGGCAGGTTTGTCTATCTTGAGCGGTTTAAACTCAACGAAAACCCAATATATCACCGAAGTATAACCCGAAATGGCGGGGGAGTGATTCATCCGATGATGATCCAGGCTCTCTTCAGTGATACCAGACCAAGTGACGGTAATGATGACTAATCGAATTCTGTCCTTGGGGCTTGTTCTTGCATCAAGTTTCTCTCATGCATTGACTTGGTCAATGCGTGAAGTCAACGTGCCGGGACAAACCAATCTCAGGATCACCGGAATCAATAACTCTGGACAGATGTCTGCCCAGAGTAGCGATGTAAACTTTACAACTTCCAGCATTCACCGGATAAATATCAATGGGCAAGTCGAGTCCGCAACTGCCGGAAGTCTCCAGTATTTTGCTGTTCGCTCGGGCGGGATCAGTGAGGCAGGTGAAGTTGTGATCAACGGTGCGCCGCGTGCAGGAACAGGTGTAAAGCCAGTCGGTTATTGGACGCCAGGCGTAGGAGCAACAAGCCTAGTTTCTGTTGAGCCAGCTTTCTATAGTATCGGAACTTTCAATATGAACAGTTCCCATGTTGCAGTGGGCTGGGCGCAGTACACCGGACCTGACAGTTCAGTTCCCTCCGGTATGGCGATGGCGTTCTCTCCTACCAGCGGCGGTACGCTGAACCCAGGCTATTGGGACGGCGACAACATGGCCAGAGACATCGATGAAGCCGGAAACATTGTCGGATGTGTAAACCTAAATCCGATAATGTGGCGACCAGATGGAAGTTATGTTTCACTGGCCCAGCCGAACACGTATGGGTCGGCATGCAGCATCAATTCCAGCGGTCTCATTAGCGGCACACTGAACGATTCGGCCGGCAAACACCTTGCAATCTGGAATACATCTGGTCAGTTGCTCCACAAAATCTACATCGGCGATAAAGATTCAACGCCTAATCCACAGTCTGAGCAAATGTATATGAACGAGAACGGTGATGTGGTGGTAACTGTGCTCAAGAATGGTGCATTGCGCCACTGTTTTTGGTCGGAGTCAACAGGACTCCTTGACATCACCACGTCTTTCACCAACACCAGCGGTGGACGACTGAACATCATGGGGATCAACAACCGCAGGGAGATGATCGCTGGAGGCTATTTTGGAAACGCCTACAAGCAAAACCTCCTCCTCACCCCAGTGCCAGAGCCATCTGAGCTGAT encodes the following:
- a CDS encoding cellulase family glycosylhydrolase, encoding MNSFKSLSLLASAMFFSSLASVSYGQGNPPGDPPGETELNELSCTDPIPKYLRYGVNLDGVYQADWAYMLGRPCYDERRLDDLLIEADFVKLRLAGFEHVRIPISPVAFGVHDQTGKVEPSFIFKREASDPSFSPGNWPVGYHINAQENFEALAADIIAAQAQGLDVILDCHPWLVSQAHYDYEWKGGAGTTKPPSGTFLENFCTDGPMPIPITQNHPLPKFWSSFLAELRIHLDVLENPLCGGNVFQGIHFEVLNEPMVNFWGQISETQYGPRYSEGASNTSLDPAIDRQWKFDQLANWKAIQAQAIKAIYTEVDPEGNRIIVSTLTNLVDSFGEQKRQPLVPGTPTYQFTPYSPSEMTAIGCPESYSRRLIYAYHPYLPFKYTHKEPIGGIAPEYLKKRDYGDNFVAPHTSFFYRDNILESENSSTRTKAMPYMFDWVGSYDNPAIIATEFGVIKRDGDPYAEPDPVPTNPTTLDVDDWQRYKWHYDLRTLMEAHNSAWTVFGYTSTWGVTGRFVYLERFKLNENPIYHRSITRNGGGVIHPMMIQALFSDTRPSDGNDD
- a CDS encoding PEP-CTERM sorting domain-containing protein (PEP-CTERM proteins occur, often in large numbers, in the proteomes of bacteria that also encode an exosortase, a predicted intramembrane cysteine proteinase. The presence of a PEP-CTERM domain at a protein's C-terminus predicts cleavage within the sorting domain, followed by covalent anchoring to some some component of the (usually Gram-negative) cell surface. Many PEP-CTERM proteins exhibit an unusual sequence composition that includes large numbers of potential glycosylation sites. Expression of one such protein has been shown restore the ability of a bacterium to form floc, a type of biofilm.), which encodes MREVNVPGQTNLRITGINNSGQMSAQSSDVNFTTSSIHRININGQVESATAGSLQYFAVRSGGISEAGEVVINGAPRAGTGVKPVGYWTPGVGATSLVSVEPAFYSIGTFNMNSSHVAVGWAQYTGPDSSVPSGMAMAFSPTSGGTLNPGYWDGDNMARDIDEAGNIVGCVNLNPIMWRPDGSYVSLAQPNTYGSACSINSSGLISGTLNDSAGKHLAIWNTSGQLLHKIYIGDKDSTPNPQSEQMYMNENGDVVVTVLKNGALRHCFWSESTGLLDITTSFTNTSGGRLNIMGINNRREMIAGGYFGNAYKQNLLLTPVPEPSELIVLGVGLVGVVLRRRKRKATR